The following proteins are encoded in a genomic region of Thiomonas sp. X19:
- a CDS encoding ANTAR domain-containing response regulator, with translation MTRVPEPASVLRQIRSLQVIVIHPQDQDGEELSAQLHRIGCKVQTYWPELKVLPPEAGLILLAVRPETLGIEYPWIGQPSTPPVIPVVTYENPITIEAVLRLDAFTTIASPVRSFGLLTAIAVALMQHKARNTREHYIQRLEQKSAKQRVVQQAKQIMMEARGLSEDEAYSLLRAQSMLKRANIEDIAHNIVEAHKTLGF, from the coding sequence ATGACACGCGTGCCCGAGCCCGCTTCGGTGCTGCGGCAGATCCGCTCGCTCCAGGTGATCGTGATCCATCCGCAGGATCAGGATGGCGAAGAACTGTCCGCGCAGTTGCATCGCATCGGCTGCAAGGTCCAGACCTACTGGCCCGAGCTCAAGGTTCTGCCGCCGGAAGCCGGACTCATCCTGCTGGCGGTGCGGCCGGAAACGCTGGGCATCGAGTACCCCTGGATCGGCCAGCCCTCCACGCCGCCGGTCATACCCGTGGTCACGTACGAAAACCCCATCACCATCGAGGCCGTGCTGCGACTCGACGCCTTCACCACCATCGCCTCGCCGGTGCGCTCGTTCGGCCTGCTGACGGCCATCGCCGTGGCCCTCATGCAGCACAAGGCGCGCAACACGCGCGAGCATTACATCCAGCGGCTCGAGCAGAAGTCGGCCAAGCAGCGCGTCGTGCAACAGGCCAAGCAGATCATGATGGAGGCGCGCGGCCTCTCCGAGGACGAGGCCTACTCGCTGCTGCGCGCGCAGTCCATGCTCAAACGCGCCAACATCGAGGACATCGCCCACAACATCGTCGAGGCCCACAAGACGCTTGGGTTCTAA
- a CDS encoding transporter substrate-binding domain-containing protein, which yields MSHSKDGPIKIGVLYSTTGVTSIVEQSQQRAVIMAAEEVNRAGGVLGREIELVCVNPESNPRRYAGLTEQLILEHDVRLIFGCYMSSTRKAVIPIVERHNALLFYATPYEGFEYSRNVIYAGAAPNQNSLPLAGFMLSHFGSRVWMVGSDYICPYESNRVMSDLILERGGEKISETYLPLDAPWESYLEVAHRIRNAMPDFIFSTVVGEGIPLLHRAFAAVGLDPYAMPIASHMTSEAEVAIMGADLAEGHITCAAYFQSVDTPENRQAIARYRARFGERLVTNMCWEAAYFQLHMLADAIRRVGSDDPEHLLRVLPGLEFDAPQGRVRIDEHNHHTYLQPRIGRANAQGQFDILASAPERAKADPYVVSHSTPDWLGTENRKSPGTEERA from the coding sequence ATGTCGCATTCCAAAGACGGCCCCATCAAGATCGGGGTTCTGTATTCCACCACCGGCGTGACCTCCATCGTCGAGCAAAGCCAGCAGCGCGCCGTCATCATGGCGGCCGAGGAGGTGAACCGCGCGGGCGGCGTCCTCGGGCGCGAGATCGAACTGGTCTGCGTGAATCCCGAGAGCAATCCACGCCGCTACGCGGGCCTGACCGAGCAGCTCATCCTCGAACACGACGTGCGCCTCATCTTCGGCTGCTACATGTCGAGCACCCGCAAGGCGGTGATTCCCATCGTCGAGCGGCACAACGCCTTGCTCTTTTACGCAACGCCCTACGAGGGCTTCGAGTACAGCCGCAACGTGATCTATGCGGGGGCCGCGCCGAACCAGAACTCGCTGCCCCTGGCCGGGTTCATGCTGTCGCACTTCGGCTCGCGGGTGTGGATGGTGGGGTCCGACTACATCTGCCCGTACGAGTCCAACCGCGTCATGAGCGACCTCATCCTCGAGCGCGGCGGCGAGAAGATCTCCGAAACCTATCTTCCGCTCGATGCGCCCTGGGAAAGCTATCTGGAGGTGGCGCACAGGATCAGGAACGCCATGCCCGACTTCATCTTCTCCACCGTCGTCGGCGAGGGCATCCCCCTGCTGCACCGCGCCTTCGCCGCCGTGGGGCTGGACCCCTATGCGATGCCGATCGCCAGCCACATGACCAGCGAGGCCGAGGTCGCCATCATGGGGGCCGATCTGGCCGAAGGCCACATCACCTGCGCCGCCTACTTCCAGTCGGTCGACACGCCGGAGAACCGACAGGCCATCGCACGGTACCGCGCAAGGTTCGGCGAGCGCCTCGTCACCAATATGTGCTGGGAGGCGGCCTACTTTCAGCTGCACATGCTGGCCGACGCCATCCGGCGGGTCGGAAGCGACGATCCGGAACATCTGCTGCGCGTTCTTCCGGGCCTCGAATTCGACGCGCCCCAGGGCCGCGTGCGCATCGACGAGCACAACCATCACACCTATCTCCAGCCGCGGATCGGCCGGGCCAACGCCCAGGGCCAGTTCGACATCCTGGCCAGCGCCCCGGAGCGGGCGAAGGCCGACCCCTATGTGGTGTCCCACTCGACGCCGGACTGGCTGGGCACGGAGAACCGGAAGAGCCCGGGGACGGAGGAGCGCGCATGA
- a CDS encoding urea ABC transporter substrate-binding protein: MKRRVFLSALGSSVAAVAGTTLPQSVQAAGSKEPIKLGLLFSQSGTMANNESLLKDMSLMTIDQINARGGVLGRKVEGVVVDPGSDWPMYAQLAKRLILSDKVAAIFGCWTSVSRKSVLPVVEAQDSLLFYPLHFEGEEDSKNVVYLNSPPSSSVLPAVEYLMSPSGGGAKRFYMIGSDYVWPRTINKILKGYWKTKGIPESAWREHYVPFGQSNFQTIVREIKEFAAQPGGQAIVVMTVVGDSIPALFKEAVNQGVRATDIPILGLDVVDSDLQGLDTKPLVGNLSCWDYFQNVNTPLNTKLKAEWKNYVETNKLKHRPDMVIDPMVSTYLGLNLWAKAVEKAKSTKTAAVRKALAGLTIDDPAGYVDKMDMTNQYLWRGDMIGSINANQGFDILWKSKDIVKPIPFSPFVKA, translated from the coding sequence ATGAAAAGACGTGTCTTTCTTTCCGCCCTCGGTTCGAGCGTGGCCGCCGTCGCGGGGACCACGCTGCCGCAATCAGTGCAGGCCGCCGGGAGCAAGGAGCCGATCAAGCTCGGCCTGCTGTTTTCCCAGTCGGGGACGATGGCGAACAACGAGTCGCTCCTCAAGGACATGTCCTTGATGACCATCGACCAGATCAATGCGCGCGGCGGTGTGTTGGGCCGCAAGGTCGAGGGGGTCGTCGTCGATCCGGGCTCGGACTGGCCGATGTATGCCCAGCTCGCCAAGCGCCTGATCCTGAGCGACAAGGTGGCCGCCATCTTCGGCTGCTGGACCTCGGTTTCGCGCAAGTCCGTGCTGCCGGTGGTGGAGGCGCAGGACAGCCTGCTGTTCTATCCGCTGCACTTCGAGGGCGAGGAGGATTCGAAGAATGTGGTCTACCTGAATTCGCCGCCCAGCAGCTCCGTGCTGCCCGCCGTCGAATACCTGATGAGCCCCAGCGGGGGCGGCGCCAAGCGCTTCTACATGATCGGCAGCGACTACGTCTGGCCGCGCACGATCAACAAGATTCTGAAGGGCTACTGGAAGACCAAGGGGATTCCGGAATCCGCCTGGCGCGAACACTATGTTCCGTTCGGCCAGTCGAATTTCCAGACCATCGTTCGGGAAATCAAGGAATTCGCCGCGCAGCCGGGCGGCCAGGCCATCGTCGTGATGACCGTCGTCGGGGACTCCATCCCCGCGCTGTTCAAGGAAGCCGTCAACCAGGGCGTTCGCGCGACCGACATTCCCATCCTCGGTCTTGACGTCGTGGACAGTGACCTTCAGGGCCTCGACACCAAGCCGCTGGTCGGGAACCTGAGCTGCTGGGACTACTTCCAGAACGTGAACACGCCCTTGAACACCAAGCTCAAGGCCGAGTGGAAGAACTACGTCGAAACCAACAAGCTGAAGCACCGCCCGGACATGGTCATCGATCCGATGGTCTCCACCTATCTCGGCCTCAACCTCTGGGCCAAGGCCGTCGAGAAGGCGAAGTCCACCAAAACGGCAGCGGTGCGCAAGGCGCTTGCCGGGCTGACGATCGACGATCCGGCGGGCTACGTCGACAAGATGGACATGACGAACCAGTATCTCTGGCGCGGCGACATGATCGGTTCGATCAACGCCAATCAGGGCTTCGACATCCTGTGGAAGTCGAAGGACATCGTCAAGCCCATTCCGTTCAGCCCGTTCGTCAAGGCCTGA
- the urtB gene encoding urea ABC transporter permease subunit UrtB: MIDWKQWLPRARLAGMALSLCAMGSHAAAASTTEPAYPLRAAAVQAFCAEGDHPDALAKLVGLGTQADAANRAWATTLVLAIRDGALTCDSHGGAVITQKEGHVDAVTLAPAQAAPGGTPYVPTIVMMRKLAVATAEMDLFSKQRDLREKAAAQVSKFFMLLDPDILRRAIQRQGDADIKATLALAMAKRGLYSSDKKEQLGAIEALGGVPSESSRTLLTDYLANQQVQANPLLADAAKTALRSIDQWLAIGNGLSILFSGLSYAGILLLTAIGLSIIFGLMGVINLAHGEFIMLGAYATYLVEHLMRVYAPSMFGAYIFVAIPVAFVACGLFGVLLEYCVIRFLYRRPLETLLATWAVSIAIIKLVQLVFGSQNVEFITPSFLNGGAQVVGGFFVTYNRLFAIGFSLAVFLATYAVIRTTRIGLLMRATTQNRDMAKCLGVPAQRIDRLAFAMGAGLAGLAGVVLTQIASVNPFMGAGFVIDAFMVVVLGGAGSLVGTAVSSLALGEINQFIEPFYGAVAAKVAVLLIIVLIIQKRPNGLFTVKTRG, from the coding sequence ATGATCGATTGGAAACAGTGGTTGCCCAGGGCACGGTTGGCCGGCATGGCGCTCAGCCTGTGCGCCATGGGCAGCCATGCCGCGGCCGCTTCAACAACTGAACCGGCGTATCCGCTGCGCGCTGCCGCGGTTCAGGCCTTCTGCGCCGAAGGCGACCATCCGGATGCGCTGGCCAAATTGGTCGGCCTGGGCACGCAGGCCGACGCGGCGAACCGCGCCTGGGCCACCACCCTGGTGCTGGCCATTCGCGATGGAGCGTTGACTTGCGACTCCCACGGCGGCGCGGTCATCACGCAGAAAGAAGGCCATGTCGACGCCGTGACGCTGGCGCCCGCACAGGCCGCGCCTGGCGGGACGCCCTACGTTCCAACCATCGTGATGATGCGCAAGCTCGCGGTGGCGACGGCCGAGATGGACCTGTTCAGCAAGCAGCGGGACTTGCGCGAGAAGGCTGCGGCGCAGGTCAGCAAATTCTTCATGCTGCTCGATCCGGACATCCTGCGCCGTGCCATCCAGCGCCAGGGCGATGCCGACATCAAAGCCACGCTGGCGCTCGCCATGGCCAAACGCGGCCTGTATTCCAGCGACAAGAAGGAACAGCTGGGCGCGATCGAGGCCCTCGGCGGCGTGCCCAGCGAAAGCTCGCGCACCCTGCTCACCGACTACCTGGCCAACCAGCAAGTGCAGGCGAACCCGCTGCTCGCTGATGCCGCCAAGACGGCGCTGCGGAGCATCGACCAGTGGCTGGCCATCGGCAATGGCTTGTCGATCCTCTTCAGCGGCCTGAGCTACGCGGGGATTCTTCTGCTCACCGCCATCGGACTGTCCATCATCTTCGGCCTGATGGGCGTGATCAACCTCGCGCACGGCGAATTCATCATGCTGGGGGCCTATGCCACCTATCTCGTCGAGCACCTCATGCGGGTGTATGCGCCCAGCATGTTCGGCGCCTATATTTTTGTCGCGATCCCGGTGGCCTTCGTGGCCTGCGGGTTGTTCGGGGTGCTGCTCGAGTACTGCGTGATCCGCTTTCTCTACCGCCGGCCGCTCGAGACTTTGCTCGCGACCTGGGCGGTGAGCATCGCCATCATCAAGCTGGTGCAGCTCGTCTTCGGGTCGCAGAACGTCGAGTTCATCACGCCGTCCTTCCTGAACGGCGGAGCCCAGGTCGTCGGCGGCTTCTTCGTCACCTACAACCGGCTCTTCGCCATCGGCTTCTCGCTGGCCGTCTTCCTGGCGACCTACGCGGTGATTCGCACCACGCGCATCGGCCTGCTGATGCGCGCCACCACGCAAAACCGCGACATGGCGAAATGCCTCGGCGTGCCCGCCCAGCGCATCGACAGGCTGGCCTTCGCCATGGGCGCGGGGCTTGCCGGACTGGCGGGCGTGGTGCTGACCCAGATCGCCTCGGTGAACCCCTTCATGGGCGCCGGCTTTGTCATCGACGCCTTCATGGTCGTCGTGCTCGGTGGCGCCGGCAGTCTGGTGGGCACGGCGGTTTCATCCCTGGCGCTGGGTGAGATCAACCAGTTCATCGAGCCTTTTTACGGGGCGGTCGCGGCCAAGGTCGCCGTGCTGCTCATCATCGTCCTCATCATCCAGAAGCGCCCCAACGGGCTCTTCACGGTGAAGACGCGCGGCTGA
- the urtC gene encoding urea ABC transporter permease subunit UrtC, whose product MKKRLEHRIEIGFAALIVLLAVYMPVSHYAFPHGSVLSLSLFSINLIGQIMSFALLALALDLVWGMAGMLSLGHGIFFGIGGYMMGMYLLNAAYAQTHVLPDFMQYMGWSDFPPLWHLLSGFGATLVLCMLLVVAVATLFGFVTFRSRINGVYFSIITQALTYALMLLLFINDVGLGGNNGLTGFTRILGFPLASVSTQIGLAVAACLALAAAYLLLRFLAGSSLGRALVAIRDDEARMRFLGYKTHVLKLLAWGLSAVLAALAGMLYVPQVGIVNPTIVSPSLSIEIAVWVAIGGRGTLIGAIVGAILVNGLKFWLTAAAPSVWPFILAGVTLLITIAMGRGLWGETRVALARLPR is encoded by the coding sequence ATGAAAAAACGTCTTGAGCACAGGATCGAAATCGGATTTGCGGCGCTGATCGTCCTGCTGGCGGTCTATATGCCGGTCTCGCACTATGCGTTCCCGCATGGAAGCGTCTTGTCCCTCTCACTGTTCAGCATCAACCTCATCGGGCAGATCATGAGCTTCGCCCTGCTCGCCCTGGCGCTCGACCTGGTCTGGGGCATGGCCGGCATGCTGAGCCTCGGCCATGGCATCTTCTTCGGCATCGGCGGCTACATGATGGGCATGTATCTGCTGAATGCCGCCTATGCCCAGACGCATGTGCTGCCCGATTTCATGCAGTACATGGGTTGGAGCGACTTCCCGCCGTTGTGGCATCTCCTGTCCGGTTTCGGCGCCACGCTGGTGCTGTGCATGCTGCTCGTGGTCGCGGTGGCGACGCTGTTCGGCTTCGTCACGTTCCGGTCGCGCATCAACGGGGTCTATTTTTCGATCATCACCCAGGCGCTGACCTATGCCTTGATGCTGCTGCTGTTCATCAACGATGTCGGCCTGGGCGGCAACAACGGCTTGACCGGCTTCACGCGCATCCTGGGCTTTCCGCTGGCCAGCGTGTCGACGCAGATCGGGCTTGCGGTGGCTGCCTGCCTGGCGCTCGCCGCCGCCTACCTGCTGCTGCGTTTCCTGGCCGGGTCGAGCCTGGGGCGGGCGCTGGTCGCCATTCGCGACGACGAGGCGCGCATGCGCTTCCTTGGCTACAAGACGCATGTGCTCAAGCTGCTGGCCTGGGGCCTTTCCGCCGTGCTGGCGGCCCTGGCGGGAATGCTCTACGTCCCGCAGGTCGGCATCGTGAATCCCACGATCGTGTCGCCGAGCTTGTCAATCGAAATCGCGGTGTGGGTCGCCATCGGCGGCCGTGGCACGCTGATCGGCGCCATCGTCGGCGCGATTCTCGTCAACGGCCTGAAGTTCTGGCTGACCGCCGCGGCGCCCAGCGTCTGGCCCTTCATCCTTGCCGGCGTCACGCTGCTCATCACCATCGCGATGGGGCGTGGACTCTGGGGCGAGACGAGAGTGGCGTTGGCGCGTTTGCCGCGCTGA
- the urtD gene encoding urea ABC transporter ATP-binding protein UrtD, with protein sequence MKQHTAIYVDGLHVNFSGFAAITNLTMEIRYGEVRAIIGPNGAGKTTLLDVITGKTRPTRGQVYLDKTIDLSRHDEASISRHGISRKFQKPSIFEALSIEQNLELAIRRGRGYLDMLRSRLSGEQRSKIGEVTDLIGLADSPGQLAGTLSHGQKQWLEIGMMLVADPQVLLLDEPVAGMSDHETQRTAELIARLKSPERAVVVIEHDMDFVGQIADLVTVLHEGSVLGEGAMDKIRNDPRVIQVYLGR encoded by the coding sequence ATGAAACAACACACTGCAATCTACGTGGATGGCCTGCACGTCAATTTTTCCGGATTCGCGGCCATCACGAATTTGACCATGGAGATTCGCTATGGCGAAGTCCGCGCCATCATCGGCCCGAACGGAGCCGGGAAAACGACCTTGCTCGACGTCATCACGGGCAAGACGCGCCCGACGCGCGGACAGGTCTACCTCGACAAGACGATCGACCTCTCGCGGCACGACGAGGCATCGATTTCGCGCCACGGCATCAGCCGGAAATTTCAGAAGCCCAGCATCTTCGAGGCGCTGAGCATTGAACAGAATCTCGAACTCGCGATCCGCCGCGGGCGGGGCTATCTGGACATGTTGCGCTCCCGCTTGAGCGGCGAGCAGCGCAGCAAGATCGGCGAGGTGACGGACCTGATCGGCCTGGCGGACTCCCCGGGTCAACTCGCGGGAACCCTGTCGCACGGCCAGAAGCAGTGGCTGGAAATCGGCATGATGCTGGTGGCCGATCCGCAGGTGTTGCTTCTCGACGAGCCCGTGGCCGGCATGAGCGACCACGAGACCCAGCGCACCGCGGAACTCATCGCGCGGCTGAAGTCGCCGGAGCGCGCGGTGGTGGTGATCGAACACGACATGGACTTCGTCGGCCAGATTGCCGATCTGGTCACCGTGCTGCATGAGGGCAGCGTTCTCGGCGAGGGCGCGATGGACAAGATCCGCAACGATCCTCGCGTGATCCAGGTCTATCTGGGGCGCTGA
- the urtE gene encoding urea ABC transporter ATP-binding subunit UrtE, with the protein MTLRMQGINQYYGSSHTLRNVSVCVAEGACTVVLGRNGVGKTTLLKCLMGLLPIEAGEIALDGRNLSALPTHKRVAAGLGYVPQGRDIFPELSVEENLKVGAYGGEKSVKARFGFTDVFQIFPVLKQMRGRLAGNLSGGQQQQLAIGRALLTNPSILVLDEPTEGIQPSIVQEIEGVIQSLKGELSILLVEQYFDFAQSVADDYVVLVRGQVVATGRGADMDRDDVRSLIAV; encoded by the coding sequence ATGACGCTGCGCATGCAGGGAATCAACCAGTACTACGGCAGCAGCCACACGCTGCGCAACGTCTCGGTTTGCGTGGCGGAGGGCGCCTGCACCGTGGTGCTCGGGCGCAATGGCGTCGGCAAGACGACGCTGCTGAAGTGCCTCATGGGCCTGCTGCCCATCGAGGCCGGCGAGATCGCGCTCGACGGCCGGAACTTGTCTGCCCTGCCGACCCACAAGCGGGTTGCAGCCGGCCTCGGCTACGTGCCGCAGGGGCGCGACATCTTCCCCGAGCTTTCGGTCGAGGAGAACCTGAAGGTCGGCGCCTATGGCGGCGAAAAGAGCGTCAAGGCGCGGTTCGGGTTCACGGATGTGTTTCAGATCTTTCCGGTCTTGAAGCAGATGCGGGGCCGCCTTGCGGGCAATCTCTCCGGCGGGCAGCAACAGCAGCTGGCGATCGGCAGGGCGCTCCTGACGAATCCTTCGATCCTGGTGCTGGATGAACCCACCGAGGGGATCCAGCCGTCGATCGTGCAGGAAATCGAGGGCGTGATCCAGTCGCTCAAGGGCGAGCTCTCGATCTTGCTCGTCGAGCAATATTTCGATTTTGCGCAGTCGGTTGCGGACGATTATGTCGTTCTGGTCCGGGGGCAGGTCGTTGCGACCGGAAGGGGGGCAGACATGGATCGGGACGATGTGCGCAGTCTGATTGCGGTTTGA
- a CDS encoding acetamidase/formamidase family protein, producing the protein MNWLEDSIMHTRGVAGGKLGETHELTEGRQGKFHYTIGPYSEPVMEIKPGDRVIIETRDAFEGKIKTEQDLPSQKLQVPFLNPQNGPIMIAGAEKGDVVAIHIESIKPRGDNPRGTCCLIPRFGALTGTEYTATLNDPLPEITRKIDLDEEGVYWSKRVMLPYRPHIGTLSLSPEIDSINSLTPDSHGGNMDVPDMGPGSITYLPVRSAGARLFIGDAHACQGDGEVCGTAVEFATTTTIHVDLIKDWDIAWPRLETDQLVMAIGSARPLEDATRIAYHELVRWMAKEYGFDLWDAYMMLSQCGQVRLGNFVDPKYTVGAAIRKKYLKPI; encoded by the coding sequence ATGAATTGGCTTGAAGATTCAATCATGCACACGCGCGGCGTCGCAGGCGGGAAATTGGGGGAGACGCATGAGCTCACGGAGGGGCGGCAAGGCAAGTTCCATTACACGATCGGCCCGTATTCGGAACCTGTCATGGAAATCAAGCCGGGTGACCGCGTGATCATCGAGACGCGCGATGCCTTCGAGGGAAAGATCAAGACCGAGCAGGATTTGCCGAGCCAGAAATTGCAGGTTCCATTTTTGAATCCGCAAAATGGCCCGATCATGATCGCAGGTGCGGAAAAGGGCGATGTCGTCGCCATCCATATCGAATCGATCAAACCACGTGGCGATAACCCGCGCGGCACGTGTTGCCTGATTCCACGATTCGGCGCCTTGACCGGCACGGAGTACACGGCGACGCTGAATGATCCGTTGCCTGAAATCACGCGCAAGATCGATCTCGACGAAGAAGGCGTTTATTGGAGCAAGCGCGTGATGCTGCCTTATCGCCCGCATATTGGAACGCTCAGTCTTTCTCCCGAGATCGATTCCATCAACTCCCTGACTCCGGATAGCCATGGCGGGAATATGGACGTACCGGACATGGGGCCGGGAAGCATTACTTACCTGCCGGTGCGTTCGGCAGGCGCGCGGCTGTTCATCGGCGATGCCCACGCCTGCCAGGGTGATGGCGAGGTCTGCGGGACCGCCGTCGAATTCGCCACCACGACGACCATCCATGTCGATTTGATCAAGGACTGGGACATTGCCTGGCCGCGCCTGGAAACGGACCAGTTGGTCATGGCGATCGGCAGTGCCCGGCCGCTGGAGGACGCGACGCGCATCGCCTATCACGAATTGGTGCGATGGATGGCGAAGGAATATGGCTTCGACCTCTGGGACGCCTACATGATGCTCAGCCAGTGCGGACAGGTTCGCCTGGGTAATTTCGTCGACCCGAAATACACGGTGGGTGCGGCAATTCGCAAGAAATACCTGAAACCGATTTGA
- a CDS encoding SDR family NAD(P)-dependent oxidoreductase, with product MDLKLKGLKVVVTGATKGIGRSIAETFAQEGAHVAICARDADAVARTAAALREHGVEALGGTVDVSNRGLLQGWVREVAGQWGGLDIVVANVSALAIGQDEESWRREFETDLMGTVHLVDAAMPFLEESRAASIVAISSVSGREIDFAAGPYGTFKAAIVHYIQGIAFQNAAKGIRANTVSPGNIYFEGGVWEHIQNNNPTLYAEALALNPTGRMGHPEEIGRAVAFIASPAASFVSGANLVVDGALTRGVQF from the coding sequence ATGGATCTGAAACTGAAGGGTTTGAAGGTCGTCGTGACCGGCGCCACCAAGGGCATCGGTCGGTCCATCGCCGAGACTTTCGCGCAGGAAGGCGCGCATGTCGCCATCTGTGCGCGCGATGCTGATGCCGTGGCGCGGACTGCGGCTGCGCTGCGGGAGCATGGCGTCGAGGCGCTCGGCGGCACGGTCGATGTCTCGAATCGCGGCCTGTTGCAGGGCTGGGTGCGCGAGGTCGCCGGGCAGTGGGGCGGGCTCGATATCGTCGTGGCGAATGTCAGCGCCTTGGCCATTGGGCAGGATGAGGAGTCCTGGCGCCGTGAATTCGAGACCGACCTGATGGGCACGGTGCATTTGGTGGATGCCGCGATGCCCTTCCTCGAAGAAAGCCGGGCCGCCTCGATCGTCGCGATCTCAAGCGTTTCGGGCCGTGAAATCGATTTCGCGGCCGGGCCTTATGGGACGTTCAAGGCGGCCATTGTTCATTACATCCAGGGCATCGCGTTCCAGAATGCGGCCAAGGGCATTCGGGCCAATACCGTTTCGCCTGGCAATATCTATTTTGAAGGCGGGGTATGGGAGCACATCCAAAACAATAACCCAACGCTCTATGCGGAGGCCTTGGCGCTGAATCCAACGGGCCGTATGGGGCACCCCGAGGAGATTGGGCGAGCGGTGGCCTTCATTGCCAGCCCGGCCGCAAGCTTCGTCAGCGGCGCAAATCTTGTCGTGGACGGTGCCTTGACGCGCGGTGTTCAGTTTTAG
- a CDS encoding ABC transporter ATP-binding protein — MATGVPKLSLRNVSKSFQAKGREVPVLDKLSFDVDDQDFVSIIGPSGCGKTTVFNIIAGLLQPDEGEIRMDGVVVNGLRGKVGYMLQRDLLLPWRTVLQNVVLGLELRGTPLNECRDIAMEYIYTYGLAGFEHAYPKALSGGMKQRVALIRTLIYDPQVILLDEPFSALDYQTRLYLEGVLVEAVETFKKTVILVTHDIDEAVALSKRVVVLGTRPASVKAVHTIDIAQRTPIEARSDPNFSGYFHALCAELEIQTKVGR, encoded by the coding sequence ATGGCGACAGGCGTACCCAAACTCTCGTTGCGCAACGTGAGCAAGAGCTTCCAGGCCAAGGGCCGGGAGGTCCCTGTGCTCGACAAGCTCAGTTTCGACGTCGACGACCAGGACTTCGTCAGCATCATCGGCCCCAGCGGCTGCGGCAAGACCACGGTGTTCAACATCATCGCCGGCCTGCTTCAACCGGACGAAGGCGAAATCCGCATGGATGGCGTGGTCGTCAACGGGTTGCGCGGCAAGGTGGGCTACATGTTGCAGAGGGACCTGCTGCTGCCCTGGCGCACTGTCCTGCAGAACGTGGTTCTGGGCCTTGAGCTGCGAGGCACCCCGCTGAACGAGTGCAGGGACATTGCCATGGAGTACATCTACACCTATGGCCTGGCAGGTTTCGAACACGCCTATCCCAAGGCGCTGTCCGGAGGGATGAAGCAGCGCGTGGCGCTGATCAGGACACTGATCTACGACCCGCAGGTCATCCTGCTGGACGAGCCTTTCTCCGCGCTCGACTATCAGACGCGCCTGTATCTCGAAGGGGTGCTGGTTGAGGCGGTGGAGACCTTCAAGAAGACCGTGATCCTGGTGACCCATGACATCGACGAGGCAGTGGCCCTGTCGAAGCGGGTGGTGGTGCTTGGAACCCGGCCGGCCAGCGTCAAGGCGGTGCACACCATCGACATTGCGCAGCGCACGCCGATCGAGGCGCGCAGCGATCCCAATTTCTCGGGCTATTTCCATGCCCTGTGCGCCGAGCTGGAAATTCAAACCAAGGTGGGGAGGTGA
- a CDS encoding ABC transporter permease: MAEALGRPLQDAARVAGSRWKLPPAFRSALFTATIQIGMVAALLAAWQWGVHAGLISAFLVGSPVGIFEKLWQALRDGSLWMNTEVTLMEAISGFLIGSLVGSMVGLSLWYSPTFARIVEPFVVAINSVPKIAFAPIVILWFGTGLVSKIMLAVSLTAIVALIAAYEAAKNADHDLQSLLLALGASKHQVFFKMVVPSTLPAIISTFRINIGFGLVGAVVGEFISSSKGLGHLIFNASSLYDLNTVWVGLFALMFVGFVLYYVVDRIERYLLPWRQSDSGQRLRV, translated from the coding sequence ATGGCGGAAGCTCTGGGTCGCCCGTTGCAGGATGCAGCCAGGGTTGCTGGTTCAAGGTGGAAACTCCCGCCAGCGTTCAGGAGCGCGCTCTTCACGGCGACGATCCAGATCGGGATGGTGGCGGCCTTGCTGGCCGCTTGGCAGTGGGGCGTCCACGCCGGGCTGATTTCGGCGTTCCTGGTGGGTTCGCCTGTCGGGATTTTCGAGAAGTTGTGGCAGGCCCTGCGCGACGGCTCCCTCTGGATGAACACGGAGGTCACATTGATGGAGGCCATCTCCGGCTTTCTGATCGGCAGCCTGGTCGGCTCGATGGTGGGGCTGTCCCTGTGGTACTCGCCAACGTTCGCCCGGATCGTCGAGCCCTTCGTCGTGGCCATCAACAGCGTGCCCAAGATCGCTTTCGCGCCCATCGTCATCCTGTGGTTCGGCACGGGTCTGGTGTCGAAGATCATGCTCGCGGTTTCGCTGACGGCCATCGTGGCCCTGATCGCGGCTTACGAGGCGGCCAAGAATGCGGATCACGATCTCCAGTCGCTGCTGCTCGCGCTGGGGGCGTCCAAGCACCAGGTCTTTTTCAAGATGGTGGTGCCTTCCACCCTGCCGGCCATCATCTCCACCTTCCGCATCAATATCGGCTTTGGCCTGGTGGGTGCGGTGGTGGGGGAATTCATCTCATCGTCCAAGGGGCTCGGCCATCTGATTTTCAACGCCTCGTCCCTGTATGACCTGAACACCGTCTGGGTCGGACTGTTCGCGCTGATGTTCGTCGGTTTCGTTCTGTATTACGTGGTCGATCGTATCGAGCGTTATCTCTTGCCCTGGCGTCAGTCGGACTCCGGTCAGCGCTTGCGTGTTTGA